A genomic region of Canis lupus familiaris isolate Mischka breed German Shepherd unplaced genomic scaffold, alternate assembly UU_Cfam_GSD_1.0 chrUn_S1745H1941, whole genome shotgun sequence contains the following coding sequences:
- the LOC119878578 gene encoding ral guanine nucleotide dissociation stimulator-like codes for MFSCCRPTSGGSGSQEPQGCGLFLCCRQWLQHRYQGVRAVIRRRRQSSTRVVGREREEGVVCPTASRSREVPCAANGGQRGLRGAGAAAGKGHQIVLTKLTRTELLEYKVRQLLLALQHRDVIYIFSFLEDYRTFATTEEVLDLLFTEYGCIADAWGNNDVVLQCWKLAMSFMMEIWLNYYGDDYHQFPEFPSLIKLLELLRQHMPGTDAHLRALRHLRQFRGLHAAEREAGASARGKHPEPTLECTPALTVGPAAPWGLAAGAEGLACDEPPAGEAKPLQIVVTAALQEPPAPLGALEEEQAPPPALEVVDVPQPPPNSMEQLASGMEQPVEPPEEPAPAPTVEPGEGSGSEGIVAAGDEDLVKAEMLAPEVKVVHVLVEPMVPCPDEEEPPAPMATPEE; via the exons ATGTTCTCTTGCTGCCGGCCCACGtctgggggctctggctcccaggaaccccaggggtgCGGCTTGTTCCTATGCTGTAGGCAGTGGCTCCAGCATAGGTACCAAGGTGTCAGGGCGGTGATCAGGAGGCGCCGTCAG AGCTCCACCCGGGTCGTGGGGCGCGAGCGGGAGGAAGGGGTCGTCTGCCCCACCgcctccaggagcagggaggtgCCCTGCGCAGCTAATGGAGGCCAGCGCGGGCTCAGG ggtGCAGGGGCCGCGGCCGGGAAGGGGCATCAGATCGTCCTGACCAAGCTCACCCGGACGGAGCTGCTGGAGTACAAAGTCCGACAACTGCTGCTCGCCTTGCAGCACAGGGACGTCATCTACATCTTCAGCTTTTTAGAGGATTATCGTACATTCGCCACCACGGAGGAGGTGCTGGACCTGCTGTTCACcga GTATGGGTGCATCGCAGATGCGTGGGGTAACAATGATGTGGTCCTGCAGTGCTGGAAACT ggccatgtCCTTCATGATGGAAATATGGCTGAATTATTATGGGGACGACTATCATCAGTTCCCAGAATTTCCCTCCCTTATAAAACTCCTGGAATTGTTAAGACAGCACATGCCAGGCACAGATGCGCATCTCCGGGCCCTGCGTCACCTGAGGCAATTCAGAGGCCTCCATGCGGCAGAGcgagaggctgggg CTTCGGCCCGAGGAAAACACCCTGAACCCACTCTGGAGTGCACCCCAGCTCTGACCGTGGGACCTGCTGCCCCGTggggcctggctgctggggctgagggcttggcCTGCGATGAGCCGCCTGCTGGGGAGGCAAAGCCCCTGCAGATAGTGGTCACTGCTGCCCTGCAggagccccctgcacccctgggagCCCTGGAAGAGGAGCAGGCACCACCCCCTGCTCTCGAGGTCGTGGATGTGCCCCAGCCACCTCCTAACTCGATGGAGCAACTGGCCTCGGGGATGGAGCAACCTGTTGAACCACCCGAGGAGCCCGCCCCAGCTCCAACTGTGGAGCCTGGGGAAGGTTCCGGGTCTGAAGGGATAGTGGCTGCTGGAGATGAGGACTTGGTCAAGGCAGAGATGCTGGCTCCTGAGGTGAAGGTGGTGCACGTGCTGGTCGAACCTATGGTTCCCTGCCCTGATGAGGAGGAGCCACCTGCTCCCATGGCCACCCCGGAAGAGTAG